In one window of Burkholderia cenocepacia DNA:
- a CDS encoding class I SAM-dependent methyltransferase, producing the protein MKHHDQVADAFGTTAAAYLTSTVHATGADLQTLADAVSATPDAAVLDLGCGAGHASFAVAPHVRDVVAYDLAAPMLATVEAAARERGLANVRTQQGPAERLPFDTATFDWVVSRMSAHHWHDMRAALAEVRRVLKPGGRVLMIDIAGNDHPLLDTYLQAAEVLRDASHVRDYRADEWLAMFRAAGFDAQVHSRWRLPIDFDTWVERIRTPADSVAGIRALWAHAPDEVRGYYAVQPDGSFEHDALLIDAH; encoded by the coding sequence ATGAAACACCACGACCAGGTCGCCGATGCATTCGGCACGACGGCCGCCGCCTATCTGACGAGCACGGTTCATGCGACGGGCGCCGACCTGCAGACGCTCGCCGACGCGGTGAGCGCGACACCCGACGCCGCGGTGCTCGACCTCGGTTGCGGCGCCGGCCACGCGAGCTTCGCGGTCGCGCCGCACGTGCGCGACGTGGTCGCGTACGATCTCGCCGCGCCGATGCTCGCGACCGTCGAAGCGGCCGCGCGCGAGCGCGGGCTCGCGAACGTCCGCACGCAGCAGGGGCCGGCCGAGCGGCTGCCGTTCGACACCGCGACGTTCGACTGGGTCGTGAGCCGGATGAGCGCGCACCACTGGCACGACATGCGCGCGGCGCTCGCCGAGGTGCGCCGCGTGCTGAAGCCGGGTGGCCGCGTGCTGATGATCGATATCGCCGGCAACGACCATCCGCTGCTCGATACGTACCTGCAGGCCGCGGAAGTGCTGCGCGACGCGTCGCACGTGCGCGACTACCGCGCGGACGAATGGCTCGCGATGTTCCGCGCAGCGGGCTTCGACGCGCAGGTGCACAGCCGCTGGCGGCTGCCGATCGATTTCGATACGTGGGTCGAGCGGATTCGCACGCCGGCCGACAGCGTCGCCGGCATCCGCGCGCTGTGGGCGCATGCGCCGGACGAGGTGCGCGGCTATTACGCGGTGCAGCCCGACGGTTCGTTCGAGCACGATGCGTTGCTGATCGACGCGCACTGA
- a CDS encoding helix-turn-helix transcriptional regulator — MNQPSSAPVPPLDATPARALGEFIRAHRERLSPQAVGLPPGPRRRTPGLRREEVAQLCGVSPTWYTWIEQGRPVSASADALARIAVALQLSKAERAYLFELAAQRDPAEPDVAGGDLPPTLAATVAAIATPAYVLDRQWNALAWNAPAAALFSGWLDGEHDRNLLRFTFMSPAARTLIVDWDTRARRLAAEFRADAIRHLTDAPTRALIDALTTGSDAFAQYWASQDVFEREGGLREFDHPADGRLVYQQITLKPAHREDLKLVVLVRD; from the coding sequence ATGAACCAGCCGTCCTCCGCCCCCGTCCCGCCGCTCGACGCCACGCCCGCCCGTGCGCTCGGCGAATTCATCCGCGCCCACCGCGAGCGGCTGTCGCCGCAGGCGGTCGGCCTGCCGCCCGGCCCGCGCCGCCGCACGCCGGGGCTGCGGCGCGAGGAAGTCGCGCAACTGTGCGGCGTGAGTCCGACCTGGTACACGTGGATCGAACAGGGCCGCCCCGTGTCGGCATCGGCCGACGCGCTCGCCCGGATCGCCGTCGCGTTGCAGCTGTCGAAGGCCGAGCGCGCGTACCTGTTCGAGCTGGCCGCGCAGCGCGACCCGGCCGAGCCCGACGTCGCGGGCGGCGACCTGCCGCCGACGCTCGCCGCCACCGTCGCGGCCATCGCGACGCCCGCCTACGTGCTCGATCGCCAATGGAACGCGCTCGCGTGGAACGCGCCGGCCGCCGCGCTCTTTTCCGGCTGGCTCGACGGCGAGCACGACCGCAACCTGCTGCGCTTCACGTTCATGTCGCCGGCCGCACGCACGCTGATCGTCGACTGGGACACCCGCGCGCGGCGGCTCGCGGCCGAATTCCGCGCCGATGCGATCCGCCACCTGACCGACGCGCCGACGCGCGCGCTGATCGACGCGCTGACCACCGGCAGCGACGCGTTCGCACAGTACTGGGCGTCGCAGGACGTGTTCGAGCGCGAAGGCGGCCTGCGCGAATTCGACCATCCGGCCGATGGCCGTCTCGTGTACCAGCAGATCACGCTGAAGCCGGCGCACCGCGAGGACCTGAAGCTCGTCGTGCTGGTGCGCGACTGA
- the argH gene encoding argininosuccinate lyase, with protein MTSQLHKKGEAWSARFSEPMSELVKRYTSSVFFDKRLALVDIAGSLAHANMLAAQKIISADDLAAIERGMAQIKGEIERGEFEWQLDLEDVHLNIEARLTALIGDAGKRLHTGRSRNDQVATDIRLWLRGEIDRIGGLLNDLRGALIDLAEQNADTIMPGFTHLQVAQPVTFGHHLLAYVEMFTRDAERMRDCRTRVNRLPLGAAALAGTSYPIDRHAVAKTLGFDGICANSLDAVSDRDFAIEFTAASALVMTHVSRFSEELVLWMSPRVGFIDIADRFCTGSSIMPQKKNPDVPELARGKTGRVNGHLMALLTLMKGQPLAYNKDNQEDKEPLFDTVDTVADTLRIFAEMVAGITVKPDAMRAAALQGFSTATDLADYLVKRGLPFRDAHEAVAHAVKICDDRGIDLADLTLDEMKQELPNVAHLIGDDVFGYLTLEGSVASRNHPGGTAPDQVRAAVKAARAALAK; from the coding sequence ATGACGTCCCAACTGCACAAAAAGGGCGAGGCCTGGTCGGCCCGCTTCTCGGAACCGATGTCGGAGCTGGTCAAGCGCTACACGTCGTCGGTGTTTTTCGACAAGCGCCTCGCGCTCGTCGACATCGCCGGCTCGCTCGCTCACGCGAACATGCTCGCCGCGCAGAAGATCATCAGTGCCGACGACCTCGCCGCGATCGAACGCGGGATGGCGCAGATCAAGGGCGAGATCGAGCGTGGCGAATTCGAATGGCAGCTCGACCTGGAAGACGTCCACCTGAACATCGAGGCGCGCCTGACCGCGCTGATCGGCGATGCCGGCAAGCGCCTGCACACGGGCCGCTCGCGCAACGACCAGGTCGCGACCGACATCCGCCTGTGGCTGCGCGGCGAGATCGATCGCATCGGCGGCCTGCTGAACGACCTGCGCGGCGCGCTGATCGACCTCGCGGAACAGAACGCCGACACGATCATGCCCGGCTTCACGCACCTGCAGGTCGCGCAGCCGGTCACGTTCGGCCACCACCTGCTCGCGTACGTCGAGATGTTCACGCGCGACGCGGAACGCATGCGCGACTGCCGCACCCGCGTGAACCGCCTGCCGCTCGGCGCGGCCGCGCTCGCGGGCACGAGCTATCCGATCGACCGTCACGCGGTCGCGAAGACGCTCGGCTTCGACGGCATCTGCGCGAACTCGCTCGACGCGGTGTCCGATCGCGACTTCGCGATCGAATTCACGGCGGCGTCCGCGCTCGTGATGACGCACGTGTCGCGCTTCTCCGAAGAACTCGTGCTGTGGATGAGCCCGCGCGTCGGCTTCATCGACATCGCCGACCGCTTCTGCACCGGCAGCTCGATCATGCCGCAGAAGAAGAACCCGGACGTGCCCGAGCTCGCGCGCGGCAAGACCGGCCGCGTGAACGGCCACCTGATGGCGCTCCTCACGCTGATGAAGGGCCAGCCGCTCGCGTACAACAAGGACAACCAGGAAGACAAGGAACCGCTGTTCGACACGGTCGACACCGTCGCCGACACGCTGCGGATCTTCGCCGAGATGGTCGCCGGCATCACCGTGAAGCCGGACGCGATGCGCGCGGCCGCGCTGCAGGGCTTCTCGACCGCCACCGACCTCGCCGACTACCTGGTCAAGCGCGGCCTGCCGTTCCGCGACGCGCACGAAGCCGTCGCGCACGCGGTGAAGATCTGCGACGACCGCGGCATCGACCTCGCCGACCTGACGCTCGACGAGATGAAGCAGGAACTGCCGAACGTCGCGCACCTGATCGGCGACGACGTGTTCGGCTACCTGACGCTCGAAGGGTCGGTCGCGAGCCGCAACCATCCGGGCGGCACCGCGCCCGACCAGGTGCGTGCGGCCGTCAAGGCTGCCCGCGCCGCGCTGGCCAAGTAA
- a CDS encoding HAD family phosphatase: MTFSAALFDMDGLLVDSERTIMNTWIDVSNAHGVVLTEIDYLQIVGRSFAEGQVILARLIGDPDTFDAVRIRVREQLSAPEPHPKFPLKPGALELLETLARAAIPCAVASSSAGDVIRARLDAVGVLPFFRAIAGGDEVARGKPDPAVYRLAAERLGVPAHACVAFEDSDFGAQSAASAGAAVVTVPDLKAPTPEIVALSLHVLASLDDAVALVPSWFGLQGTSQPA, encoded by the coding sequence ATGACCTTTTCCGCCGCGCTCTTCGACATGGACGGCCTGCTCGTCGATTCCGAGCGGACCATCATGAACACGTGGATCGACGTGTCGAACGCGCATGGCGTCGTGCTGACCGAGATCGACTACCTGCAAATCGTCGGCCGCTCGTTCGCCGAGGGCCAGGTGATCCTGGCGCGCCTGATCGGCGACCCCGATACGTTCGACGCGGTGCGTATCCGCGTGCGCGAGCAACTCTCCGCACCCGAACCCCATCCGAAGTTTCCGCTGAAGCCGGGCGCGCTCGAGCTGCTCGAAACGCTCGCGCGTGCGGCCATTCCTTGCGCGGTCGCGTCGTCGTCCGCGGGCGACGTGATCCGCGCGCGGCTCGACGCGGTCGGCGTGCTGCCGTTCTTCCGCGCGATCGCGGGCGGCGACGAAGTCGCGCGCGGCAAGCCCGACCCGGCCGTCTACCGGCTCGCGGCCGAGCGCCTCGGCGTGCCGGCCCACGCGTGCGTCGCGTTCGAGGACAGCGACTTCGGCGCGCAGTCGGCCGCCAGCGCGGGTGCTGCCGTCGTCACCGTCCCCGACCTGAAGGCGCCGACGCCCGAGATCGTCGCGCTGAGCCTGCACGTGCTCGCGTCGCTCGACGATGCGGTCGCGCTCGTGCCGTCGTGGTTCGGGCTGCAGGGCACGTCGCAGCCCGCGTAG
- a CDS encoding lysozyme inhibitor LprI family protein, with the protein MRAALAALVVWTAGLAGLAGAGVAHAEVAAADPIDVAMRQCLARRDRSSPAGQIQCMGEAQQQWQAVMDGAYQRLSKDAPADAKRGWQDSQRRWVTWRKDEMLLLKAVYDTTRGTAYAMSSADLQLQPVRDRALALRGAADRYAPPPAAVPVAATSGAQGSGAAAPAGAKPANGPRDPAIRRVRPCVQDAACEHALFDLNRYYQKLRRKMPAHSAATLVRAQRAWVAFRDATAPLVGEDGRVDLIGARIATMKRLSETAGNR; encoded by the coding sequence ATGCGCGCGGCGCTGGCCGCGCTCGTCGTCTGGACGGCAGGATTGGCGGGGCTCGCGGGCGCGGGCGTCGCCCATGCGGAAGTCGCGGCGGCCGACCCGATCGACGTCGCGATGCGGCAATGCCTCGCGCGGCGCGACCGGTCGTCGCCGGCCGGGCAGATCCAGTGCATGGGCGAAGCCCAGCAGCAGTGGCAGGCAGTGATGGATGGCGCGTACCAGCGCCTGTCGAAGGATGCGCCGGCCGACGCGAAGCGCGGCTGGCAGGACAGCCAGCGCCGCTGGGTCACGTGGCGCAAGGACGAAATGCTGCTGCTGAAGGCCGTGTACGACACGACGCGCGGCACCGCATATGCGATGTCGAGCGCCGACCTGCAACTGCAGCCGGTGCGCGATCGCGCGCTGGCGCTGCGCGGGGCGGCCGATCGCTATGCCCCGCCGCCGGCAGCCGTGCCGGTCGCGGCGACGAGCGGTGCGCAGGGCAGTGGCGCGGCCGCGCCGGCTGGCGCCAAGCCGGCGAATGGGCCGCGCGATCCGGCGATCCGCCGCGTGCGGCCGTGCGTGCAGGACGCCGCGTGCGAACACGCGCTGTTCGACCTGAACCGCTATTACCAGAAGCTGCGCCGCAAGATGCCCGCGCATTCGGCCGCGACGCTCGTGCGCGCGCAGCGCGCGTGGGTGGCGTTCCGCGATGCGACGGCGCCGCTCGTCGGCGAGGACGGACGTGTCGATCTGATCGGTGCGCGCATCGCGACGATGAAGCGGCTGTCGGAGACGGCCGGCAACCGGTAA
- a CDS encoding arginine/lysine/ornithine decarboxylase, protein MKFRFPVVIIDEDFRSENISGSGIRALAEAIEKEGVEVLGLTSYGDLTSFAQQSSRASCFILSIDDDELMLGETGPDGELPELATAIIELRAFVTEVRRRNADIPIFLYGETRTSRHLPNDILRELHGFIHMFEDTPEFVARHIIREAKVYLDSLAPPFFKELVKYADEGSYSWHCPGHSGGVAFLKNPLGQMFHQFFGENMLRADVCNAVDELGQLLDHTGPVAASERNAARIFSADHLFFVTNGTSTSNKIVWHATVAPGDIVLVDRNCHKSILHAITMTGAIPVFLTPTRNHFGIIGPIPRDEFKPENIRRKIEANPFAREAMRQNPDMKPRILTITQSTYDGVVYNVEMIKDLLGDLLDTLHFDEAWLPHATFHDFYRDMHAIGDGRPRTGALVFATHSTHKLLAGISQASQIVVQDSENRTFDKHRFNEAYLMHTSTSPQYAIIASCDVAAAMMEPPGGTALVEESIAEAIDFRRAMRKVDAEYGDDWFFSVWGPDNLSEEGIGSREDWMLKPNDHWHGFGPLAEGFNMLDPIKATIITPGLDVDGEFGETGIPAAIVTKYLAEHGIIVEKTGLYSFFIMFTIGITKGRWNSMVTELQQFKDDYDNNQPLWRVLPEFVAQHPRYERVGLRDLCTQIHDVYRANDIARLTTEMYLSDMEPAMKPSDAFAKLAHRKIDRVPLDELEGRVTSILLTPYPPGIPLLIPGERFNKTIVNYLRFARDFNERFPGFHTDIHGLVAEEVNGRVEYFVDCVRD, encoded by the coding sequence ATGAAGTTTCGTTTCCCCGTCGTCATCATCGACGAAGATTTCCGCTCCGAGAACATCTCGGGCTCCGGCATCCGGGCGTTGGCCGAAGCGATCGAGAAGGAGGGCGTCGAAGTCCTCGGCCTCACGAGCTACGGCGATCTGACGTCGTTCGCGCAGCAATCGAGCCGCGCGTCGTGCTTCATCCTGTCGATCGACGACGACGAACTCATGCTCGGCGAAACCGGCCCGGACGGCGAGCTGCCCGAGCTCGCGACCGCGATCATCGAGCTGCGTGCGTTCGTCACCGAAGTGCGCCGCCGCAACGCGGACATCCCGATCTTCCTGTACGGCGAGACGCGCACGTCGCGCCATCTGCCGAACGACATCCTGCGCGAACTGCACGGCTTCATCCACATGTTCGAGGACACGCCGGAGTTCGTCGCGCGCCACATCATCCGTGAAGCAAAGGTCTATCTCGACTCGCTCGCGCCGCCGTTCTTCAAGGAACTCGTCAAGTACGCGGACGAAGGCTCGTACTCGTGGCACTGCCCGGGCCACTCGGGCGGCGTCGCGTTCCTGAAGAACCCGCTCGGCCAGATGTTCCACCAGTTCTTCGGCGAGAACATGCTGCGCGCGGACGTCTGCAACGCGGTGGACGAACTCGGCCAGCTGCTCGACCACACCGGCCCGGTGGCGGCGTCCGAGCGCAATGCGGCGCGCATCTTCAGCGCCGATCACCTGTTCTTCGTGACCAACGGCACGTCGACGTCGAACAAGATCGTCTGGCATGCGACGGTCGCACCGGGCGACATCGTGCTGGTCGACCGCAACTGCCACAAGTCGATCCTGCACGCGATCACGATGACGGGCGCGATTCCGGTGTTCCTCACGCCGACGCGCAACCATTTCGGCATCATCGGGCCGATCCCGCGCGACGAATTCAAGCCGGAGAACATCCGCAGGAAGATCGAGGCGAACCCGTTCGCGCGCGAGGCGATGCGCCAGAACCCGGACATGAAGCCGCGCATCCTGACGATCACGCAGAGCACGTACGACGGCGTGGTGTACAACGTCGAGATGATCAAGGACCTGCTCGGCGACCTGCTCGACACGCTGCACTTCGACGAAGCATGGCTGCCGCACGCGACGTTCCACGATTTCTACCGCGACATGCACGCGATCGGCGACGGCCGTCCGCGCACGGGCGCGCTCGTGTTCGCGACCCACTCGACGCACAAGCTGCTCGCCGGCATCTCGCAGGCGTCGCAGATCGTCGTGCAGGATTCGGAGAACCGCACGTTCGACAAGCACCGCTTCAACGAGGCGTACCTGATGCACACGTCGACGAGCCCGCAGTACGCGATCATCGCGTCGTGCGACGTCGCGGCCGCGATGATGGAGCCGCCGGGCGGCACCGCGCTCGTCGAGGAATCGATCGCCGAGGCGATCGACTTCCGCCGCGCGATGCGCAAGGTCGACGCCGAGTACGGCGACGACTGGTTCTTCAGCGTGTGGGGGCCGGACAACCTGTCCGAGGAAGGCATCGGTTCGCGCGAGGACTGGATGCTGAAGCCGAACGACCACTGGCACGGCTTCGGCCCGCTCGCGGAAGGCTTCAACATGCTCGACCCGATCAAGGCGACGATCATCACGCCCGGGCTCGACGTCGACGGCGAGTTCGGCGAGACCGGCATTCCGGCCGCGATCGTCACGAAGTACCTGGCCGAGCACGGGATCATCGTCGAGAAGACTGGCCTGTACTCGTTCTTCATCATGTTCACGATCGGCATCACGAAGGGCCGCTGGAACTCGATGGTGACCGAGCTGCAGCAGTTCAAGGACGACTACGACAACAACCAGCCGCTGTGGCGCGTGCTGCCGGAATTCGTCGCGCAGCATCCGCGCTACGAGCGCGTCGGCCTGCGCGACCTGTGCACGCAGATCCACGACGTGTACCGCGCGAACGACATCGCCCGCCTGACGACCGAGATGTACCTGTCGGACATGGAGCCGGCGATGAAGCCGTCGGACGCGTTCGCGAAGCTCGCGCACCGCAAGATCGACCGCGTGCCGCTCGACGAGCTCGAAGGCCGCGTGACGAGCATCCTGCTCACGCCGTACCCGCCGGGCATTCCGCTGCTGATTCCGGGCGAGCGCTTCAACAAGACGATCGTGAACTACCTGCGGTTCGCGCGCGACTTCAACGAGCGTTTCCCGGGCTTCCACACCGACATCCACGGCCTCGTCGCGGAAGAGGTGAACGGCCGCGTCGAGTACTTCGTCGACTGCGTGCGCGACTGA
- the dcd gene encoding dCTP deaminase, which yields MSIKSDKWIRRMAEEHKMIEPFVPDQVRASEDGRRIVSYGTSSYGYDIRCADEFKIFTNINSTIVDPKNFDEGSFVDFKGDVCIIPPNSFALARTVEYFRIPRTVLTVCLGKSTYARCGIIVNVTPFEPEWEGYVTLEFSNTTPLPAKIYANEGVAQVLFFESDEVCDVSYADRGGKYQGQRGVTLPKT from the coding sequence ATGAGCATCAAGTCCGACAAATGGATTCGGCGCATGGCCGAAGAGCACAAGATGATCGAGCCGTTCGTGCCCGATCAGGTCCGCGCGTCCGAGGACGGCCGCCGGATCGTCAGCTACGGCACGTCGAGCTACGGCTACGACATCCGCTGCGCGGACGAATTCAAGATCTTCACGAACATCAACTCGACGATCGTCGATCCGAAGAACTTCGACGAGGGTTCGTTTGTCGATTTCAAGGGCGACGTGTGCATCATCCCGCCGAACTCGTTCGCGCTGGCCCGCACCGTCGAATATTTCCGCATTCCGCGCACCGTGCTCACCGTCTGCCTCGGCAAGTCGACCTACGCGCGCTGCGGGATCATCGTCAACGTGACGCCGTTCGAACCGGAGTGGGAAGGCTACGTCACGCTGGAATTCTCGAACACCACGCCGTTGCCCGCGAAGATCTACGCGAACGAAGGCGTCGCGCAGGTGCTCTTCTTCGAAAGCGACGAGGTGTGCGACGTGTCGTACGCCGATCGCGGCGGCAAGTATCAGGGGCAGCGCGGTGTCACGCTGCCGAAAACCTGA
- the sodC gene encoding superoxide dismutase [Cu-Zn], which produces MKQRHHGVRAGRARRALLAAAALGLLAGCTSFSSSHEKRADAQLQPTVGAQARGAVTFVERPDGVQVTYNLVGLPPNSDHALQVHERGDCNAGDGSSAGQVFAPAADRLRAGARVAGDLGNIHADANGVAAGFIVAPDLALDGVRSAMNRAALVHRDSSDPAFPQHGAGPALACGVIR; this is translated from the coding sequence ATGAAACAACGACATCACGGCGTGCGCGCCGGCCGCGCGCGGCGCGCGCTGCTGGCCGCCGCCGCGCTGGGCCTGCTGGCCGGCTGTACCTCCTTTTCCTCGTCGCACGAAAAACGGGCCGACGCGCAACTGCAGCCGACGGTCGGCGCACAGGCGCGCGGCGCGGTGACGTTCGTCGAGCGCCCGGACGGTGTGCAGGTCACCTACAATCTGGTCGGCCTGCCGCCGAACAGCGATCACGCACTGCAGGTGCACGAGCGCGGCGACTGCAACGCGGGCGACGGCTCGAGCGCCGGCCAGGTGTTCGCGCCGGCCGCCGACCGGCTGCGCGCGGGCGCGCGCGTCGCCGGCGATCTCGGCAACATCCATGCGGATGCGAACGGCGTCGCGGCCGGCTTCATCGTCGCGCCCGATCTGGCCCTCGACGGCGTGCGCTCGGCGATGAACCGCGCGGCGCTGGTGCACCGCGACTCGAGCGACCCGGCGTTTCCGCAGCATGGCGCGGGGCCCGCGCTGGCCTGCGGCGTGATCCGTTGA
- the apbC gene encoding iron-sulfur cluster carrier protein ApbC, with protein MSIDRAQVDAALAAVVDPNTGRPYAANKGVRNVAIDGDVVALDVVLGYPARSQHDDVRARVAAALQAVPGVRDARVAVSQEIVAHTVQRGVKLLPNVKNIVAVASGKGGVGKSTTAVNLALALAAEGASVGILDADIYGPSLPTMLGIHGQRPESPDNQSMNPLVGHGLQANSIGFLIEEDNPMVWRGPMATSALEQLLRQTNWRELDYLIVDMPPGTGDIQLTLAQRVPVTGAVIVTTPQDIALLDAKKGLKMFEKVGIPILGIVENMSIHICSNCGHEEHIFGAGGAERMAKDYDVNVLGSLPLDIAIRERADSGTPTVAAEPDGALARRYRDIARGVALAIAERSRDMTSKFPSIVVQNT; from the coding sequence ATGAGCATTGACCGGGCACAAGTCGACGCCGCGCTGGCGGCAGTCGTCGACCCCAATACCGGCCGCCCGTACGCGGCGAACAAGGGCGTGCGCAACGTCGCGATCGACGGCGATGTCGTGGCGCTCGACGTGGTGCTCGGTTATCCGGCGCGCAGCCAGCACGATGACGTGCGCGCACGCGTCGCCGCGGCGCTCCAGGCCGTGCCGGGCGTGCGCGACGCACGCGTCGCCGTGTCGCAGGAGATCGTCGCGCATACGGTGCAGCGCGGCGTGAAGCTGTTGCCGAATGTGAAGAACATCGTCGCGGTCGCGTCGGGCAAGGGCGGCGTCGGCAAGAGCACGACGGCTGTCAACCTCGCGCTCGCGCTCGCCGCGGAAGGCGCGTCGGTCGGCATTCTCGACGCCGACATCTACGGCCCGTCGCTGCCGACGATGCTCGGCATCCACGGCCAGCGCCCCGAGTCGCCGGACAACCAGTCGATGAACCCGCTCGTCGGCCACGGGCTGCAGGCGAACTCGATCGGCTTCCTGATCGAGGAAGACAACCCGATGGTGTGGCGCGGGCCGATGGCGACGTCGGCGCTCGAGCAACTGCTGCGCCAGACCAACTGGCGCGAGCTCGACTACCTGATCGTCGACATGCCGCCCGGCACGGGCGACATCCAGCTCACGCTCGCGCAGCGCGTGCCCGTCACCGGCGCGGTGATCGTCACGACGCCGCAGGACATCGCGCTGCTCGACGCGAAGAAGGGGCTGAAGATGTTCGAGAAGGTCGGGATTCCGATCCTCGGCATCGTCGAGAACATGAGCATCCACATCTGCTCGAACTGCGGCCACGAGGAGCACATCTTCGGCGCCGGCGGGGCGGAACGGATGGCGAAGGATTACGACGTGAACGTGCTCGGCAGCCTGCCGCTCGACATCGCGATCCGCGAGCGGGCCGACAGCGGCACGCCGACGGTCGCGGCCGAGCCGGACGGCGCGCTCGCGCGTCGCTACCGCGACATCGCGCGCGGGGTCGCGCTGGCGATTGCCGAGCGATCGCGCGACATGACGTCGAAGTTCCCGTCGATCGTTGTTCAAAATACGTAA
- a CDS encoding OmpA family protein, translated as MNMKIATRLSVFALAGALLAGCATQQGNNTAVGTGTGAALGAGIGALAGGGKGAAIGAGVGALVGGVTGYNWQAIKNKLAPSAAQTGTQVTEQPDGSLKLNVPSSVTFATNQYAITPAFTPLLNDLATTLNQNPQVTASIVGYTDSTGSQQLNQTLSQNRAQSVVNALVQRGVNGGRLSAQGMGPSNPIADNATEAGRAQNRRVEIYLRAPQQHQ; from the coding sequence ATGAACATGAAAATCGCGACTCGCCTGTCCGTATTCGCACTCGCCGGCGCACTGCTGGCAGGCTGCGCCACGCAGCAAGGCAACAATACGGCCGTCGGTACCGGCACGGGCGCGGCGCTGGGCGCGGGGATCGGGGCACTGGCCGGTGGCGGCAAGGGCGCGGCGATCGGCGCGGGCGTCGGCGCACTGGTCGGTGGCGTGACGGGTTACAACTGGCAGGCGATCAAGAACAAGCTCGCACCGTCGGCGGCGCAGACGGGCACGCAGGTCACCGAGCAGCCGGACGGCTCGCTGAAGCTGAACGTGCCGAGCTCGGTCACGTTCGCGACGAACCAGTACGCGATCACGCCGGCGTTCACGCCGCTGCTGAACGACCTCGCGACGACGCTGAACCAGAACCCGCAAGTCACGGCATCGATCGTCGGCTACACGGACAGCACGGGCTCGCAGCAGCTGAACCAGACGCTGTCGCAGAACCGCGCGCAAAGCGTCGTGAACGCGCTCGTGCAGCGCGGCGTGAACGGCGGCCGTCTGTCGGCGCAAGGCATGGGCCCGTCGAATCCGATCGCGGACAACGCGACCGAAGCCGGCCGCGCACAGAACCGCCGCGTCGAGATCTACCTGCGCGCGCCGCAACAGCATCAGTAA